In Cryptococcus neoformans var. grubii H99 chromosome 9, complete sequence, a genomic segment contains:
- a CDS encoding methylmalonate-semialdehyde dehydrogenase (acylating) yields MLSLIRRPIQLRAYTSAAFASTSSNSKLSPLALKAAEDVSSKWRGTTANGGKTKIYIGGEFLDSKTDKWLEVRDPASQTLINTVPETTPDEFRAAVDAASQSFKTWSKTSIMRRQRAMFELQHLIRRHAPEIANSIVLEQGKTYTDALGDVGRGLQVVESATAITSTLLGDKLEVANDMDTYVRRLPLGVAATISPFNFPAMIVLWSAALATVTGNTLIVKPSERDPGATMIIAELCERAGIPPGVINVIHGTVPTVNRICDDPAIKAISFVGSDKAGEHIYNRAIVQGKRVQANLGAKNHAIIMPDANKNLALNSVAGAAFGAAGQRCMALSVAIFVGTAREMIPELIERAKGLKVTGGFEEGADLGPVISPQAKKRIEDYIGSVEEEGGKILLDGRSYNVSEYPDGSFVGPTIVEAVTTMKVYKNEVFGPVLTIVEADTLDDAIAIINANKYGNGASIFTNSGSTARKFEVEAEPGQIGINVAVPVPLPMFGWSGNKASAKGDIPFYGKSGLDFYTYKKTTTSLWPAADAVGNRASVHMPQIH; encoded by the exons ATGCTTTCTCTGATCAGACGTCCAATCCAGCTTAGGGCGTACACCTCAGCTGCCTTCGCCTCAACTTCATCCAACAGTAAACTATCGCCTCTTGCACTCAAAGCAGCCGAAGATGTCTCCTCCAAATGGAGAGGGACCACAGCAAACGGGGGAAAAACTAAGATCTATATCGGAGGGGAGTTTTTGGACAGCAAGACTGATAAATGGCTGGAAGTCCGAGATCCT GCTTCCCAAACCCTCATCAATACAGTCCCAGAAACTACACCAGATGAATTTAGAGCAGCTGTAGATGCCGCTAGTCAATCTTTCAAAACCTGGTCCAAGACTAGCATCATGCGTCGCCAACGAGCAATGTTCGA GCTGCAGCATCTAATTCGTCGACATGCCCCAGAGATTGCCAATTCCATCGTCTTAGAGCAAGGAAAAACTTATACTGATGCTCTCGGTGACGTTGGTCGCGGCCTTCAAGTCGTCGAAAGTGCTACCGCCATCACATCGACCCTACTCGGGGATAAGCTTGAAGTTGCCAACGACATGGACACCTACGTCCGAAGACTTCCTTTGGGAGTTGCAGCTACCATATCCCCATTTAACTTCCCTGCAATGATCGTCCTCTGGTCTGCAGCGCTTGCAACCGTCACTG GGAACACCCTTATTGTAAAGCCTTCCGAGAGAGACCCTGGGGCTACCATGATCATTGCGGAGCTGTGTGAGAGGGCGGGTATTCCTCCTGGAGTAATCAATGT TATCCATGGGACAGTCCCTACAGTTAATAGAATCTGTGATGACCCAGCTATCAAGGCCATCTCTTTTGTAGGGAGCGACAAAGCTGGCGAACATATCTACAATAG GGCTATTGTCCAGGGCAAGCGAGTGCAGGCAAACTTGGGTGCTAAAAATCATGCTATCATTATGCCTGATG CGAACAAAAACCTTGCTCTTAACTCTGTCGCTGGTGCTGCTTTCGGTGCTGCCGGTCAGCGATGTATGGCCCTGTCTGTTG CGATCTTTGTGGGCACCGCCCGGGAGATGATCCCCGAACTCATTGAAAGAGCAAAGGGCTTGAAGGTAACTGGAGGATTCGAGGAAGGTGCAGATCT GGGACCTGTCATTTCGCCCCAGGCGAAAAAGCGTATTGAGGACTATATAGGTtcagtggaagaagaaggaggaaagatccTTTTGGACGGACGTAGTTACAACGTGTCCGAGTATCCTGACGGCAGCTTTGTCGGTCCTACCATTGTTGAAGCTGTGACTACAATGAAGGTTTACAA GAACGAGGTCTTTGGCCCGGTCTTGACCATCGTTGAGGCCGATACCCTTGACGATGCTATCGCCATTATCAACGCCAACAAATA CGGTAACGGTGCCTCTATTTTCACCAATTCTGGATCCACTGCTCGTAAATTCGAGGTTGAAGCTGAACCAGGACAGATCGGTATCAATGTTGCTGTACCTGTTCCACTTCCTATGTTCGGATGGTCAGGTAACAAGGCTTCAGCCAAGGGGGACATCCCGTTCTATGGGAAGAGTGGTTTGGATTTTTACACCTATAAGAAGACAACCACAAGTCTCTGGCCCGCTGCTGATGCTGTTGGTAACAGA GCGAGTGTCCACATGCCCCAGATTCACTGA
- a CDS encoding exopolyphosphatase, which yields MRLPRHSSLICLLLAFITIPPVIFILLFLDYFDSSMRVCLPFSLARLSTTAHNTLSCQARPVSSIIMNDATIQSGNDNATVPEGRLAGFLSSQRDLFLQDLKEGKGKGWTVVMGNQAGDLDSLASSVAFSQLSATLLASRVVPLILSPPKSMGLRPENLLALRNTSIPLTSLLHASQLPVSTTELASQGITFTLVDHNKLLPQFGQGKVNAIIDHHEDENAHTDAPIREITIPTGSCASLVVKHFRPQWEASISRGSPVPPELATLLLSAIVIDTGGLKPGGKATPVDYEAASFLYSISTIAQGQSGSFSITNEVGLPPSLKLLSDTLHDAKSDVANLTTYELLMRDYKEYEWPTQSRNFPTLKVGLSTVPLGLKTWIAKEQDGWETLMSSTEQYMQEGTLDIEGILTTYRSEKKGKHKRQLVLIVRPGGVIRDPQEARSVFERLVGGLEASEVLQLEEWKKEEKVKRQGDERLVKVWVQGNAKATRKQIAPLLKNLMSELQ from the exons ATGCGTCTTCCTCGACACAGCAGCCTAAtttgcctcctcctcgctttcatcaccatccCCCCGGTCATCtttatcctcctctttctcgaTTACTTTGACTCGTCTATGCGAGTCTGTCTCCCATTCTCTCTCGCACGTTTATCCACTACAGCCCACAACACACTCTCCTGTCAAGCCAGGCCAGTAAGCTCAATAATCATGAATGACGCAACCATCCAGTCGGGAAACGATAATGCGACTGTCCCTGAAGGAAGGCTCGCTGGGTTTCTGTCCAGTCAGAGGGACCTTTTTCTGCAAGAtttgaaggaagggaaaggcaAGGGTTGGACTGTAGTCATGGGAAATCAAGCTGGAG ATCTTGACTCTCTTGCCTCCTCTGTGGCTTTTTCTCAGCTTTCTGCTACCCTTCTTGCATCTCGTGTCGTTCCCCTTATCCTCTCCCCTCCCAAATCCATGGGTCTCCGCCCAGAAAACCTCCTCGCTCTCAGAAACACGTCTATCCCTCTCACTTCTCTCTTGCACGCCTCACAGCTTCCTGTATCCACTACCGAATTGGCTTCCCAGGGCATCACTTTCACACTTGTCGACCATAATAAACTATTGCCTCAATTTGGTCAAGGCAAGGTCAACGCCATAATCGACCACCacgaagatgaaaatgcGCATACCGACGCTCCGATCAGAGAAATCACCATCCCTACTGGTAGCTGTGCGTCTCTTGTCGTAAAACATTTCCGACCTCAGTGGGAAGCCTCCATCTCTCGCGGTTCACCTGTGCCACCCGAGCTGGCTACTTTACTTCTTTCTGCAATTGTGATCGATACTGGCGGTTTGAAACCCGGTGGTAAAGCCACACCCGTGGACTATGAGGCCGCATCATTTTTGTATTCCATTTCTACCATCGCCCAAGGTCAATCAGGATCATTTTCTATTACCAATGAGGTTGGTTTACCGCCCTCTCTCAAGCTCTTATCAGACACTCTGCATGATGCAAAATCTGATGTCGCCAACTTGACCACCTATGAGCTCCTCATGCGTGACTATAAGGAGTACGAATGGCCCACTCAATCTCGTAATTTCCCCACGTTGAAGGTCGGTCTCTCGACTGTGCCGTTGGGCTTGAAAACTTGGATTGCCAAGGAGCAAGACGGCTGGGAGACATTGATGAGCAGTACGGAGCAGTATATGCAAGAGGGGACATTGGATATTGAAGGAATCTTGACAACGTACAGGAGCGAGAAAAAGGGCAAACATAAGCGCCAGTTGGTTTTAATCGTTCGGCCAGGTGGTGTCATCCGGGACCCACAAGAAGCACGATCGGTGTTTGAGCGGCTTGTGGGCGGCTTGGAAGCTAGCGAAGTGTTGCAgttggaagaatggaagaaggaggaaaaggtcaAGAGACAGGGTGATGAGAGGTTGGTTAAAGTATGGGTGCAGGGAAATGCAAAGGCTACAAGGAAGCAGATCGCGCCTTTACTG AAAAATCTTATGTCGGAGTTGCAATGA
- a CDS encoding zinc-finger protein: MASTTSSLPPTSPSAPTHTMEPSQPQSSPLKAPSITISPSKNHVMERVVSQQLNSSPGPQWATENNPHPKAGGSYAGGSPAPSVDGHVDVDEEIDELLGDDDVQENAEEKDGEPEKHKCHWGQCQDDFDSKQEFYGHVKDHINASKEYACEWRTCSRVGHKQGRSLLLTHIRGHTGERPYSCTIPGCNKAFARTDALNKHKRTVHADVTNPNGAKPSKGGKGKTKATPGTGKGKGKAKGVAPTPSDISTPTPAIAPKPKSKSVPPPPLILSPPPPMPPVSAPDEDLILDPELAELIPRLRSRWPIVPEGDDEIEALREARRRFPRHRLFPNYTKEEDVEEKRSRVALDELVADPLDDPVARPLRRSDEDEIEYRERVREYLTDTSRPPDADLPMEEIENTLPPLVPAIAHTTEDPEDPEGGVVDVLGRSRWQARYIMAKARLLLLEEENMLRRRYLQELAGTR; the protein is encoded by the exons ATGGCCTCGACAACgtcctcccttcctccaacGTCCCCTTCAGCACCGACCCATACAATGGAACCGTCTCAACCGCAGTCATCACCTCTAAAAGCCCCATCTATCACCATCTCCCCATCCAAAAATCACGTTATGGAGCGCGTCGTTTCTCAACAACTAAACTCATCGCCAGGACCTCAATGGGCAACAGAAAACAACCCGCATCCGAAAGCAGGAGGGAGTTATGCGGGTGGTTCACCTGCCCCAAGTGTGGATGGACATGTAGATGTagatgaggagattgatgagTTGTTGGGAGATGACGATGTGCAAGAAAACGcagaggagaaagatggagagcCGGAGAAGCATAAATGTCATTGGGGTCAATGTCAAGATGATTTTGACTCTAAGCAAGAATTTTATGGGCATGTTAAGG ACCACATCAATGCGTCCAAGGAGTATGCCTGTGAATGGCGGACTTGCAGTCGTGTTGGACACAAGCAAGGCAGATCATTACTTTTGACCCATATCCGAGGCCATACAGGCGAAAGGCCGTATAGCTGTACGATACCAG GATGTAACAAAGCATTCGCACGTACAGACGCTCTCAATAAGCACAAGCGTACAGTACACGCTGATGTCACAAATCCCAATGGTGCCAAACCCTCCAAAGGTGGAAAGGGTAAAACTAAGGCTACGCCCGGGACCGGTAAAGGCAAGGGTAAAGCCAAAGGTGTCGCTCCCACCCCTTCTGATATTTCTACCCCTACTCCCGCCATTGCCCCCAAACCTAAATCAAAATCTgtccctccaccacctcttATCCTTTCACCACCGCCTCCTATGCCTCCTGTTTCAGCGCCTGATGAGGATTTGATATTGGATCCCGAACTAGCGGAGCTTATTCCTCGCCTTCGGTCACGGTGGCCTATTGTTCCAGAAGGTGACGATGAGATCGAAGCTTTGAGGGAGGCTAGGCGAAGATTCCCGAGACACCGTCTATTCCCCAATTAtaccaaggaagaagacgtcgaggagaaaaggagtCGAGTCGCGCTGGACGAATTAGTAGCCGATCCTCTTGATGACCCCGTTGCAAGGCCTTTACGACggagtgatgaagacgaaATTGAGTACAGGGAAAGGGTGCGAGAGTATCTGACAGATACATCAAGACCCCCTGATGCAGACCTTCCGATGGAGGAAATAGAAAATACCCTGCCGCCTCTTGTCCCAGCAATTGCACACACAACAGAAGATCCTGAAGATCCCGAGGGCGGGGTGGTAGATGTCCTGGGCAGGAGTCGTTGGCAAGCTAGATATATTATGGCAAAAGCGAGACTCTTGCtgctggaggaagagaacatGTTGAGACGGAGATATCTCCAGGAATTGGCAGGGACTCGATAA
- a CDS encoding glycerophosphoryl diester phosphodiesterase, variant codes for MTSISNGQPTPFAIRQPKDIECWGHRGASAHLPENTLASFRAAIAEGCDGIESDVHATSDGVILMFHDPTLDRTTNGTGLIKNQPWKGVIEHVRTTKEPVQPIPLFEQLISLLMEPQNRHVSLNIDCKMQNDPDRLFPEMAKIIGQYENYETELSPRLILGLWHPLFIRPALKYLPTCRRFHIGFSIPVVRTFFWDVCDGFSMCFPLLMGSEGQAFLKECQEKGKEVTVWTVNDETEMRVAMSWGVKAVLTDRVGAFVNLRKKVIEHPEKLALQGMEKYTFPWSHWRYYSVAHNWILRTQLDVMRTVCYQPGPLTMPDLGEFSMVEQGSQAKEETQNIPSLPRVPIAAQ; via the exons ATGACTTCTATCAGCAACGGCCAACCTACACCTTTTGCAATTCGGCAACCTAAGGACATTGAATGCTGGGGACATCGGGGTGCGTCCGCCCATTTGCCTGAAAATAC CCTCGCTAGTTTTCGTGCGGCTATTGCGGAAGGATGCGACGGTATCGAAAGCG ATGTTCATGCCACATCGGACGGTGTTATCCTCATGTTTCACGACCCCACATTGGACCGAACGACCAATGGAACGGGTTTGATCAAGAATCAGCCATGGAAGGGAGTCATTGA ACATGTTAGGACGACCAAGGAGCCCGTGCAGCCTATTCCTCTGTTTGAGCAGCTCATCTCTCTGCTGATGGAG CCCCAGAATCGGCATGTTTCTCTTAAT ATCGACTGCAAGATGCAGAATGATCCTGATCGACTCTTT CCTGAAATGGCAAAAATCATCGG TCAATATGAAAATTATGAGACAGAATTATCTCCTCGTCTCATCCTTGGCCTTTGGCACCCCCTCTTCATTCGACCTGCTCTCAAATATTTACCTACCTGCCGTCGATTCCACATCGGTTTTTCCATACCCGTTGTGAGAACATTCTTCTGGGATGTTTGTGACGGCTTCTCAATGTGCTTCCCGCTTTTGATGGGCTCCGAAGGCCAGGCCTTCCTTAAGGAATGTcaagagaaggggaaggaagttACTGTCTGGACGGTCAATGATGAGACCGAGATGAGAGTGGCTATGTCGTGGGGCGTTAAGGCTGTGTTGACCGATCGTGTTGGGGCATTCGTTAACCTCAGAAAAAAG GTCATCGAACATCCTGAGAAGCTCGCTCTTCAGGGCATGGAGAAATACACTTTCCCGTGGTCACATTGGCGCTACTATAGCGTCGCACAC AACTGGATCCTCCGCACCCAGTTGGACGTTATGCGCACTGTATGCTATCAGCCTGGTCCTTTAACCATGCCGGATCTCGGCGAATTCTCGATGGTTGAGCAAGGGAGTcaggcgaaggaagagacgCAGAACATACCATCTCTACCTAGAGTGCCTATTGCCGCGCAGTGA
- a CDS encoding chaperone translates to MSTKPSAELDAAVLAYLVKRGYTKAVKSLEKEAGVKLLPGQEDKLENAWAATAVAAVAATLAEAEDSSSSESESESDSDSDSDSDDEKSIKAVDPATVPLPESSGSESGSDSDSDSDSSSSSSGSSSSSSTLKSSGKASGFLDIEAEVSSGEEVSSDEESEDESESGSESDSSSSSSSSSSSSSSSSSSSGSSSSSSSSSSSDSSSSSSESESESKEEQEARPVIGKRKARSPSTSSSSSSSSSSSSSASESSPKSPAVTVVTTKKRKLVDGTETITSTSTITPAPKANSSRETSTPASASGTPVGGKGKRVQGQRFERIKADSVTFHDPGLMDNSFEARERTGASANDYGAKASRDLIVTRGAGFRKEKNKKKRGSYVGGEITLQTHSIKFDD, encoded by the exons ATGTCCACGAAGCCTTCAGCCGAACTTGATGCCGCTGTCCTCGCATACCTTGTCAAGCGAGGGTACACCAAGGCCGTCAAGTCACTTGAGAAAGAAGCCGGTGTCAAGCTTTTGCCAGGCCAGGAAGACAAGCTGGAGAATGCTTGGGCTGCCACTGCTGTAGCTGCCGTTGCCGCCACTTT GGCTGAGGCTGAGGACTCTAGCAGCTCTGAATCTGAGTCTGAGTCTGATTCGGATTCTGACTCTGATTCTGATGACGAGAAGTCAATCAAGGCAGTTG ACCCTGCCACCGTCCCTCTTCCCGAGTCTTCCGGCTCTGAATCTGGATCGGACTCTGATTCCGACTCCGATTCTagctcgtcttcttctggctcttcttctagCAGCTCAACCTTGAAGTCTTCCGGCAAGGCTTCGGGATTCTTGGACATTGAAGCTGAAGTTTCCAGCGGCGAAGAAGTGAGcagtgatgaggagagcGAGGACGAAAGCGAAAGCGGTAGCGAGAGCGATTCATCcagctcaagctcttcttcttcctcatcctcttcctcttcctcttcttcttccggctcctcttcttcctccagctcctcctcttcatctgactcctcgtcgtcttccAGCGAATCAGAGTCTGAGTCtaaggaagagcaggaggCTCGACCTGTCATCGGCAAGCGCAAGGCTAGATCTCCTtctacttcttcctcctcttcttcttcatcgtcatcatcctcatccgcTTCGGAATCTTCACCAAAGTCCCCTGCTGTCACTGTTGTGACCACCAAAAAGCGCAAGCTCGTGGACGGGACAGAAACCATcacatccacctccaccattACTCCAGCCCCTAAAGCAAACAGCAGCAGGGAAACCAGCACTCCCGCGAGTGCCTCCGGAACCCCCGTCGGtggcaaaggaaaaagggtGCAGGGGCAAAGGTTTGAGAGAATCAAAGCCGATAGTGTCACTTTCCATGACCCAGGGTTGATGGATAACTCTTTCGAGGCTAGGGAACGTACGGGTGCCAGTGCTAACGACTATGGAGCCAAGGCCTCAAGGGACTTGATTGTCACCCGTGGTGCTGGCttcaggaaggagaagaacaagaagaagcgtgGT AGCTATGTCGGTGGAGAAATTACTCTTCAAACCCATAGCATCAAGTTCGACGACTAA